A region from the Eulemur rufifrons isolate Redbay chromosome 21, OSU_ERuf_1, whole genome shotgun sequence genome encodes:
- the RTL10 gene encoding LOW QUALITY PROTEIN: protein Bop (The sequence of the model RefSeq protein was modified relative to this genomic sequence to represent the inferred CDS: inserted 7 bases in 5 codons; deleted 1 base in 1 codon; substituted 3 bases at 3 genomic stop codons), translating to MRGPSSCSPCLVFGQIAADGGLRLTVPSAPPSSPETAAVSFPSSALARARAVHHALCSRPCSVVSCKPLLSTPPSHWLAPPTLLPSAPSMPRGRCHRQGPCDPTQAVASRQCTHPWQQMDXASSEVGXIPLVDPWIXRPCCGDPVCXRTAVEQKSTASGTPVGKPTERHSSAVHMPSSRALGVDFRWVPGWDPGTFDSSAWLLGHFLAQLGDYMSFRFEHYQDSLSCICEILWCLRGHAWVWXAPYLNRDLPLPDDYELFCQDFKEVIQDPNNFPEHHATVPCPLPLASGQPPVAPQLPVVSQYLARFSEALALNVGSPPRPAPATPAVSRSSSMSRNAPPGQQLTKESTPGPVKPASSRPEEAAPKPXPTLSGSANPPAQXPDPACPGGPKPQKTEEKISETRRXSLGTPWEVVGAPGEPPFSPISHLASVGSEQGPGHAPHDEVASVGREPYGSCQNRVVSPDNFR from the exons ATGAGGGGGCCTAGTTCCTGCTCTCCTTGCCTTGTCTTTGGACAGATTGCCGCGGATGGTGGCCTGCGTCTGACAGTCCCCTCAGCTCCTCCCAGCTCTCCTGAGACTGCAGCTGTCAGCTTCCCATCCTCAGCACTTGCCCGGGCCCGTGCAGTCCACCACGCCCTCTGCAGCCGTCCCTGTTCTGTTGTGTCGTGCAAGCCGCTTCTGTCCACGCCCCCCTCGCACTGGCTTGCGCCTCCTACCCTTCTCCCATCTGCTCCCAGCATGCCCCGTGGCCGGTGCCATCGGCAGGGCCCTTGCGATCCCACCCAGGCAGTGGCCAGT CGCCAGTGCACCCACCCTTGGCAGCAGATGGACTAGGCCTCCTCTGAGGTGG GCATCCCCCTGGTGGACCCCTGGATCTAGCGGCCCTGCTGTGGGGACCCTGTGTG GCGCACAGCCGTGGAGCAGAAGAGCACAGCTAGTGGCACTCCCGTTGGTAAGCCCACAGAAAGGCATTCCTCGGCTGTGCACATGCCCAGCTCCCGGGCCCTCGGGGTGGACTTCCGCTGGGTGCCAGGCTGGGACCCAGGCACCTTTGACAGCTCCGCTTGGCTGCTGGGCCACTTTTTGGCCCAGCTGGGCGATTACATGTCTTTCCGTTTCGAGCACTACCAGGACAGCCTCAGCTGCATCTGTGAGATCCTCTGGTGCCTGAGAGGCCACGCCTGGGTGT CAGCCCCCTACCTCAACAGGGACCTGCCCCTGCCTGACGATTACGAGCTCTTCTGCCAGGATTTCAAGGAAGTTATTCAGGACCCGAACAATTTCCCTGAGCACCACGCTACAgtgccctgcccactgcccctgGCCTCAGGCCAGCCGCCAGTGGCCCCGCAGCTGCCCGTGGTGAGCCAGTACCTGGCTCGGTTCTCGGAGGCCCTGGCACTCAACGTGGGCAGCCCCCCTAGGCCTGCTCCAGCCACCCCTGCAGTTTCTAGGTCCAGCTCTATGTCCAGAAATGCTCCACCCGGGCAGCAGCTCACCAAGGAGAGCACCCCTGGGCCTGTGAAGCCAGCTTCCTCTCGGCCAGAGGAGGCAGCCCCCAAAC GTCCTACCCTTTCAGGCTCTGCTAACCCCCCGGCTCAGTGACCGGACCCAGCTTGCCCAGGGGGTCCAAAGCCccagaaaacagaggagaagaTTTCTGAGACCAGGAG GTCCTTAGGTACCCCATGGGAGGTGGTGGGAGCCCCAGGAGAGCCACCATTTTCTCCTATTTCCCACCTGGCATCCGTGGGTTCTGAACAAGGCCCAGGCCATGCCCCCCATGATGAAGTGGCCTCCGTGGGCAGAGAACCCTATGGCTCCTGTCAAAACAGAGTGGTGTCCCCAGATAATTTCAGATGA